The Proteiniborus sp. DW1 genome window below encodes:
- the mtaB gene encoding tRNA (N(6)-L-threonylcarbamoyladenosine(37)-C(2))-methylthiotransferase MtaB — MSKVAFHTLGCKVNQYETEAMAELFEKNGYEVVHEDEIADVYVINTCTITNLGDRKSRQFIRRAKNNNPDAVVAVVGCYAQTASEEIMAIDEVDIIIGTKDRNRIVELSNRVRESKEKINIVTDIMKQHEFEEMMIENIEGKTRAFLKIQEGCNQFCSYCIIPYARGPIRSRKLENILTEVDKLAKSGFKEVVLTGIHIASYGKDMGEIRLIDVIESVHQISGIERIRLGSIEPTIVTKEFLDRLTKLPKACDHFHLSLQSGSDSVLKRMNRKYSTDEYRKIVELIREYMPNAGITTDIIVGFPGETEEEFSETCRLVNEIGFSKIHVFPYSPRKGTPAAKHKNQLPGNIKQLRSKELIKIGDENTQKFNEKFISSTLDVLFEEQSKISMDFIEGYTTNYIRVLAKADTLFEGKILPVELEKVQGENMVGKILY; from the coding sequence ATGAGCAAAGTTGCTTTTCATACTCTAGGCTGTAAAGTAAATCAATATGAAACAGAGGCAATGGCGGAGCTTTTTGAAAAGAACGGCTATGAGGTAGTACATGAGGATGAGATTGCAGATGTATACGTCATAAATACTTGTACCATAACCAATCTTGGTGATAGAAAATCAAGACAGTTCATCCGCCGAGCAAAGAATAACAATCCAGATGCAGTTGTTGCTGTTGTAGGGTGTTATGCCCAGACTGCTTCTGAAGAGATAATGGCAATTGACGAGGTTGATATAATTATTGGCACCAAAGACAGGAATAGAATTGTAGAACTAAGTAATCGGGTAAGAGAGAGTAAAGAAAAAATCAATATAGTAACTGATATTATGAAGCAACATGAGTTTGAAGAAATGATGATTGAGAACATCGAAGGAAAAACAAGGGCATTTTTGAAAATTCAAGAGGGCTGTAATCAGTTCTGTTCATATTGTATAATACCATATGCTCGAGGTCCAATAAGAAGTAGAAAATTAGAAAATATATTGACTGAGGTAGATAAACTCGCAAAAAGTGGATTCAAAGAGGTTGTATTGACTGGTATACATATAGCTTCGTATGGTAAAGATATGGGAGAAATTAGATTAATAGATGTTATAGAGAGTGTGCATCAGATTTCTGGTATTGAAAGAATTAGATTAGGGTCTATAGAACCTACTATTGTGACCAAAGAATTTTTAGATAGACTGACTAAGCTTCCAAAGGCATGTGACCACTTTCACCTATCACTACAAAGTGGAAGTGATTCTGTTTTAAAAAGAATGAATAGAAAGTATTCGACTGATGAGTATCGGAAAATAGTAGAACTAATAAGAGAATATATGCCCAACGCAGGTATTACTACAGATATAATAGTAGGATTTCCAGGAGAAACTGAAGAAGAATTTTCTGAAACATGTAGACTTGTTAATGAAATTGGATTTTCTAAAATACATGTGTTCCCTTACTCGCCTAGAAAAGGTACACCTGCTGCGAAACATAAAAATCAATTGCCAGGAAATATAAAACAGCTTAGGAGTAAGGAACTAATAAAAATAGGGGATGAAAATACTCAAAAATTTAATGAAAAATTCATTAGTTCTACATTAGATGTTTTATTTGAAGAACAATCAAAAATAAGCATGGATTTTATAGAAGGCTATACAACTAACTATATAAGAGTTTTAGCTAAAGCTGACACTTTATTTGAAGGTAAGATACTTCCAGTTGAACTTGAAA
- a CDS encoding 16S rRNA (uracil(1498)-N(3))-methyltransferase, translated as MHRFFVDKENIQDNKITIIGEDVKHIKNVLRLIEGDIVSLCDKQGTDYVAEICDLSKEKVICNILETKVSDTEPPIEVILYQGIPKSTKMDLIVQKSTELGVAKIIPVITDRTVVKIQDRKKEEKKLERWHKIAEEAAKQSKRSIIPEVCQILTFEEVLETLSRDEFIIVPYENEEIMGIKEVLKDKSYKKVNIIIGPEGGFEDKEIKLLKAIGAKIVSLGPRILRTETAGFITSAIVLYELGDLGVI; from the coding sequence ATGCATAGATTTTTTGTTGATAAGGAAAATATACAAGACAATAAAATCACGATAATAGGTGAGGATGTCAAACACATAAAAAATGTCTTAAGACTTATTGAAGGTGATATCGTATCTCTATGCGATAAACAGGGTACTGACTATGTTGCAGAGATTTGTGATTTGTCTAAGGAAAAAGTAATTTGCAATATTTTAGAGACTAAAGTATCTGACACAGAGCCTCCTATTGAAGTTATACTGTATCAAGGAATACCTAAGTCTACAAAAATGGATTTAATTGTACAAAAGTCTACAGAATTAGGAGTGGCTAAAATTATTCCCGTCATAACTGATAGAACTGTAGTGAAAATACAAGATAGAAAAAAAGAGGAGAAGAAGCTTGAAAGGTGGCATAAGATAGCTGAAGAAGCCGCGAAGCAAAGTAAGCGGAGTATAATTCCAGAGGTATGTCAGATTCTTACTTTTGAAGAGGTGTTAGAAACTCTGAGTAGAGATGAATTTATAATAGTTCCTTATGAGAATGAAGAGATTATGGGGATTAAAGAAGTATTAAAAGATAAATCTTATAAAAAAGTAAATATAATAATTGGACCAGAAGGTGGATTTGAAGATAAAGAAATTAAATTGTTAAAAGCTATTGGAGCTAAGATAGTATCTCTTGGCCCTAGGATACTGAGAACTGAAACAGCAGGATTTATTACATCTGCAATAGTATTATACGAACTAGGAGATTTAGGGGTGATTTAA
- the prmA gene encoding 50S ribosomal protein L11 methyltransferase: MKWIEVQVKTTAEAVETVSSILYDVGAGGLSIEDPNDIILYAKSDECWDYIEPSLLEQNYEGVIVKAYFPESEDLIDKIELIKQNVEKIPLYNLDKGLGEVTTSEVYEKDWAEAWKKYYKPKKIGDRIVVKPTWEEYKKEDNDIILELDPGMAFGTGTHETTILCIRQLEKYIDSGQTVFDVGCGSGILSIASAKLGAEKVVAVDFDELAVKVTKENARINNVEDIIDVRHGNLLDVVNETSDIIVANIIAEIIVVLTKDIPRFLKKGGIFITSGIIHEKIDMVKEAMIAEGLEIIDTITLGEWASVVAKLGE; this comes from the coding sequence ATGAAATGGATCGAAGTACAAGTGAAAACCACAGCCGAGGCGGTGGAGACTGTTTCAAGCATATTATATGATGTTGGAGCAGGAGGTTTATCTATTGAAGATCCGAATGATATCATTTTGTATGCTAAAAGTGATGAGTGTTGGGATTATATAGAGCCTAGCTTGTTAGAGCAGAACTATGAAGGAGTAATAGTAAAGGCATACTTTCCAGAAAGTGAAGACTTAATAGATAAGATTGAGCTAATAAAGCAAAATGTTGAAAAAATTCCACTATACAATTTAGACAAAGGTCTTGGAGAAGTTACTACTTCAGAAGTATATGAGAAGGATTGGGCAGAGGCATGGAAAAAATACTATAAGCCTAAAAAAATAGGAGATAGGATTGTAGTGAAGCCTACTTGGGAGGAATATAAAAAAGAGGATAATGACATAATATTAGAGCTTGATCCAGGCATGGCATTTGGTACGGGCACTCATGAAACTACTATATTATGTATTAGGCAGCTTGAGAAATACATAGATTCAGGACAGACTGTTTTTGATGTAGGCTGTGGAAGTGGAATATTGTCAATAGCATCAGCAAAGCTTGGTGCCGAAAAAGTTGTAGCTGTTGATTTTGATGAGCTAGCTGTTAAGGTAACAAAGGAAAATGCTAGAATTAACAATGTTGAAGATATAATAGATGTCAGACATGGAAACTTACTAGATGTAGTTAATGAAACTAGTGATATTATAGTTGCAAATATAATTGCAGAGATTATTGTAGTTTTAACTAAAGATATACCTAGATTTCTAAAAAAGGGTGGAATTTTTATTACATCTGGAATAATACATGAAAAAATAGATATGGTTAAAGAAGCGATGATAGCAGAAGGTTTGGAAATAATCGATACAATTACTTTAGGTGAATGGGCAAGTGTAGTAGCTAAGTTGGGTGAATAA
- the dnaJ gene encoding molecular chaperone DnaJ yields MSKRDYYEVLGVDKNATEQEIKKAFRQLAKKYHPDLNPDNKDAEQKFKEVNEAYEVLSDPDKKARYDRFGHEGVSGQAGGFSQGFEGFGGFGDIFEDIFDMFGGGFSSSTRRNAPRKGSDIKYRLDIEFEEAVFGVDKEIEFKRTENCSKCSGTGAEPGTSKIKCPKCNGSGEVKYAQSTPFGQFVRVGTCDRCNGQGEIIDKPCSKCSGSGKERKARKINIKIPAGVDTGSVIPLRGEGEAGEKGGSHGDLYIYINVKPHEIFTREGNDIYCEVPISFVQAALGGEIEIPSLEEKIKHIIPEGTQTDTVLKFKGKGIPNVRGYGRGDQYVKVVVQVPTKLTDKQREILKQFAVESGEKVYEHKKGFFDKVKDAFSG; encoded by the coding sequence TTGAGTAAAAGAGATTACTATGAAGTATTAGGCGTTGATAAAAATGCTACTGAACAAGAAATTAAAAAAGCCTTTAGACAATTAGCTAAAAAATATCATCCTGATTTAAATCCAGATAATAAAGACGCTGAGCAAAAATTTAAAGAAGTCAATGAAGCCTATGAGGTACTAAGCGACCCTGATAAAAAAGCTAGATATGATAGATTTGGGCATGAAGGTGTAAGTGGTCAGGCAGGCGGCTTTAGTCAAGGATTTGAAGGATTCGGAGGCTTCGGAGATATATTTGAGGATATTTTTGATATGTTTGGAGGTGGTTTTTCTAGTAGTACTAGGAGAAATGCACCTAGAAAAGGTTCTGATATTAAATATAGGTTAGATATTGAGTTTGAGGAAGCGGTTTTTGGAGTTGATAAAGAAATTGAGTTTAAAAGAACTGAAAATTGTTCAAAATGCAGTGGTACGGGAGCAGAGCCTGGAACTAGCAAAATTAAATGTCCTAAGTGTAATGGTTCAGGAGAAGTAAAATATGCTCAATCCACTCCTTTTGGTCAGTTCGTAAGAGTAGGTACATGCGATAGGTGTAATGGTCAAGGAGAGATAATTGATAAGCCTTGTAGCAAATGTTCTGGATCAGGAAAAGAAAGAAAAGCAAGAAAAATTAATATTAAAATACCTGCTGGTGTAGATACAGGTTCAGTTATCCCTCTAAGAGGAGAAGGAGAGGCTGGTGAAAAAGGAGGTTCTCATGGAGACTTATATATATATATAAATGTGAAGCCTCATGAAATATTCACAAGAGAAGGAAATGATATATACTGTGAAGTGCCTATATCATTTGTACAGGCTGCGCTTGGCGGAGAGATAGAGATTCCTTCTCTTGAAGAGAAAATAAAGCATATAATTCCTGAGGGGACTCAAACAGATACAGTATTGAAATTTAAAGGCAAAGGCATACCTAATGTAAGAGGATATGGAAGAGGAGACCAATATGTCAAGGTTGTTGTACAGGTTCCAACAAAACTAACTGACAAGCAAAGAGAAATTCTTAAGCAATTTGCTGTAGAAAGTGGAGAAAAGGTCTATGAGCATAAGAAAGGCTTTTTTGATAAAGTTAAGGATGCCTTTTCAGGATAA
- the dnaK gene encoding molecular chaperone DnaK, whose translation MSKIIGIDLGTTNSCVAVMEGGEPVVIANVEGNRTTPSIVAFTKEGERLVGETAKRQAVTNPDRTISSIKRYMGKDHNVTIDGKNYSPQDISAMILQKLKSDAEAYLGETITDAVITVPAYFSDSQRQATKDAGRIAGLNVRRIINEPTAASLAYGLDKDEDHHKIMVFDLGGGTFDVSILELGDGVFEVIATSGDNNLGGDDFDQVIIDYMAEQFKKEHGVDLRNDKMSLQRLKEAAEKAKKELSSVMTTNINLPFITATQAGPLHLTMDLTRAKFDELTAHLVERTMVPTRKALSDSGLSAADIDKVILVGGSSRIPAVQQAVKNLTGKEPHKGVNPDEVVALGAAIQAGVLSGEVKDLLLLDVTPLSLGIETLGGVFTKLIERNTTIPTKKSQVFSTAADNQTAVDIHVLQGERQMASGNITLGRFQLTGIPPAPRGVPQIEVTFDIDANGIVNVSAKDLGTGKEQKITITASTNLSEEEIQRKVKEAEQFAEEDRKNKENIEARNNADSLVYQTEKTLKELEGKLAGDEKEKVQSKLDELKKALEGTDIENIKKKTEELTTEFHALSQKLYEQASQQGAQGEPHQDSGHDDNVVDADYEVVDDDK comes from the coding sequence ATGTCAAAAATTATTGGAATTGACTTAGGAACAACAAACTCTTGCGTGGCAGTAATGGAAGGTGGAGAGCCAGTTGTTATCGCAAACGTTGAAGGTAATAGAACTACTCCTTCTATAGTTGCCTTTACAAAAGAAGGAGAAAGACTTGTTGGGGAAACAGCAAAAAGACAAGCAGTTACAAATCCTGATAGAACTATATCTTCAATTAAGAGATATATGGGAAAAGACCACAATGTAACAATAGATGGGAAAAATTATTCTCCTCAAGATATATCAGCTATGATACTTCAAAAACTAAAATCAGATGCCGAGGCTTATTTAGGGGAAACAATAACAGATGCAGTTATTACTGTTCCAGCTTATTTTTCAGATAGTCAAAGACAGGCAACAAAAGATGCAGGAAGAATAGCAGGCTTAAATGTTAGAAGAATAATAAATGAGCCTACTGCTGCATCATTAGCTTATGGTCTGGATAAGGATGAAGACCATCATAAAATAATGGTTTTTGACCTTGGTGGAGGAACTTTTGATGTTTCCATACTTGAGTTAGGAGATGGAGTGTTTGAGGTTATAGCTACTAGTGGAGATAATAACCTTGGTGGAGATGATTTTGACCAGGTAATCATAGACTACATGGCTGAACAATTTAAAAAAGAACATGGTGTAGATTTAAGAAATGATAAAATGTCACTTCAAAGATTAAAAGAGGCTGCTGAAAAAGCTAAGAAAGAGCTATCAAGCGTAATGACAACTAATATAAATCTACCATTTATAACTGCTACACAAGCAGGTCCATTACATTTAACTATGGACTTAACAAGAGCTAAGTTTGATGAGTTGACAGCTCATCTAGTAGAAAGAACTATGGTACCTACTAGGAAGGCTCTAAGCGATTCCGGTCTATCTGCAGCAGATATAGATAAAGTTATACTTGTAGGTGGTTCTTCTAGAATTCCTGCAGTACAGCAGGCAGTTAAGAATCTAACAGGAAAAGAACCACATAAAGGTGTTAACCCAGATGAAGTAGTTGCTTTAGGAGCAGCAATTCAAGCTGGAGTTTTAAGTGGTGAAGTCAAGGATTTACTATTACTAGACGTAACACCACTATCATTAGGTATAGAAACTTTAGGTGGAGTATTTACTAAGCTTATAGAGAGAAATACAACTATACCTACAAAGAAAAGTCAAGTTTTCTCTACAGCTGCTGATAATCAGACTGCAGTTGATATACATGTACTACAAGGTGAACGACAAATGGCTAGTGGGAACATTACTTTAGGAAGATTCCAGTTAACAGGAATTCCACCAGCACCAAGAGGAGTACCACAAATTGAAGTAACTTTTGATATAGATGCTAATGGTATCGTTAATGTATCCGCTAAGGATTTAGGAACTGGAAAAGAACAGAAGATAACTATAACTGCTTCTACTAACTTATCAGAAGAAGAGATACAACGAAAAGTTAAAGAGGCTGAACAATTTGCAGAAGAGGACAGAAAGAATAAAGAAAATATAGAAGCTAGAAACAATGCAGATTCATTAGTATATCAAACAGAAAAGACACTAAAAGAGCTTGAGGGAAAACTAGCTGGTGATGAAAAAGAAAAAGTTCAAAGCAAACTAGATGAGTTAAAGAAAGCTCTTGAGGGAACTGATATTGAAAATATTAAGAAAAAGACAGAAGAACTTACAACTGAGTTCCATGCGCTATCTCAAAAATTATATGAACAGGCTTCACAGCAAGGTGCTCAAGGAGAACCTCATCAAGATAGTGGTCATGATGATAATGTTGTAGATGCTGACTATGAAGTAGTAGACGATGACAAATAG
- the grpE gene encoding nucleotide exchange factor GrpE: MEKKSKEDLATHTLESEEVNSNLEANVEEMENDKEINVEDVLEKYNSKVAEYEELMNRYVRLQADFNNFKKRTEKEKESSYHFAAQEIIASLLPVMDNFDRALKVDTKETNVENLYKGVEMVYNQLIESLQANGLEEINAVGEKFDPNFHHAVAQEESDEYEENVVTEVFLKGYKVKDKVIRPSMVKVSK, encoded by the coding sequence ATGGAGAAAAAATCTAAAGAGGATTTAGCAACACATACCCTGGAAAGTGAAGAAGTAAATAGTAACCTTGAAGCTAATGTAGAAGAAATGGAAAATGATAAAGAAATCAATGTTGAAGATGTTTTGGAGAAATACAATAGTAAAGTAGCAGAATACGAAGAGCTTATGAATAGATATGTTAGGCTTCAAGCAGATTTTAATAACTTTAAAAAGAGAACAGAGAAGGAAAAGGAAAGTTCTTATCATTTTGCAGCACAAGAAATTATAGCATCCTTACTTCCAGTTATGGACAATTTTGATAGAGCACTTAAAGTAGATACAAAAGAGACTAATGTTGAAAACCTTTATAAAGGGGTTGAGATGGTCTATAATCAACTAATTGAATCACTTCAGGCTAATGGGCTAGAGGAAATAAACGCTGTTGGTGAAAAATTTGACCCTAATTTTCACCATGCAGTTGCTCAAGAGGAAAGTGATGAATATGAGGAAAATGTAGTGACAGAAGTGTTTCTAAAGGGCTATAAAGTGAAAGATAAAGTTATAAGACCTAGTATGGTTAAGGTTTCAAAATAA
- the hrcA gene encoding heat-inducible transcriptional repressor HrcA, translated as MMLDDRKLKILQAIIQSYIDSAEPIGSRTISKNFDLGVSSATIRNEMSDLEELGYLVQPHTSAGRIPSDKGYRLYVNRLLQSGNLGFILRHDLKSKLVKEIGEVDQLIYNAAKILSKVTNYTSLAIAPQIKKSQLKHIQLVPIDETKILVVIVTNSGIVKNTVLRTDSDISSEQLNIISNYLNDKLKGYNIGEINSEVLDKLVKEMYEFKQSILDIFPIIMHVLEDTTEVGVFLDGVTKIFNFPEYNDLEKAREFISFLENKPNILSMMLGGEQNDVEITIGNENAYDEIKNCSVITATYSLNGRTIGKIGVIGPTRMNYSNAINVVRSLSLDLNEILKKYFNE; from the coding sequence ATGATGCTTGATGATAGAAAACTTAAGATTTTGCAGGCAATTATACAAAGCTATATTGATAGTGCAGAGCCTATAGGCTCTAGAACTATTTCTAAAAATTTTGACTTAGGTGTTAGTTCTGCAACTATTAGAAATGAAATGTCTGATTTAGAAGAACTTGGATACCTAGTGCAACCACATACCTCCGCAGGCAGGATACCATCAGACAAAGGCTATAGACTGTATGTGAATAGATTATTACAATCAGGTAATCTAGGCTTTATTTTAAGACATGACCTAAAAAGCAAGCTTGTGAAGGAAATAGGAGAGGTGGACCAACTTATCTACAATGCTGCTAAAATTCTTTCAAAGGTAACTAATTATACATCTCTAGCAATAGCTCCACAAATTAAAAAAAGTCAGCTAAAGCATATTCAACTAGTGCCTATAGATGAAACTAAGATATTAGTTGTAATTGTGACAAATTCAGGCATAGTAAAAAATACTGTTTTGAGAACAGATTCAGATATTTCTTCTGAGCAGTTAAATATAATTTCTAATTATTTGAATGATAAATTAAAGGGTTATAATATTGGAGAGATTAATTCTGAAGTCTTAGATAAGCTTGTAAAGGAGATGTACGAATTTAAGCAATCTATTTTGGATATTTTTCCAATAATTATGCACGTATTAGAAGATACAACAGAAGTAGGGGTATTCTTAGATGGCGTAACTAAGATATTTAATTTCCCTGAATATAATGATCTTGAAAAAGCAAGGGAGTTTATTTCGTTTTTAGAGAATAAACCAAATATTTTATCAATGATGCTAGGCGGAGAACAAAATGATGTTGAAATCACAATTGGCAATGAGAATGCCTATGATGAAATAAAGAATTGTAGTGTAATAACAGCTACCTATAGCCTAAATGGAAGAACAATAGGAAAGATTGGGGTAATAGGACCTACAAGAATGAATTACTCTAATGCAATTAATGTTGTAAGATCTCTGTCATTAGACTTAAATGAAATATTGAAAAAATATTTTAATGAATAA
- the hemW gene encoding radical SAM family heme chaperone HemW codes for MKDVGIYIHIPFCHSKCYYCDFCSFPKMIDRAEEYVSYIKKEIDLYEEALKDYNVSTIFIGGGTPTIIDGKFIYEIIEHIYKKTNASKVAEITIEANPKTLDENKLQIYKTAGINRISIGVQSLNDSMLKKIGRIHTVEDFINTYNLIRKYDFNNISFDLMFNLPEQTLEDSIRTTELATQLQPEHISYYSLKIEEGTPFYDSYINKQLILPDEDTEREMYHRGIELLEKKGYYHYEISNFAKKGYESKHNLIYWKCEPYIGLGLSAHSYFNKYRYGNTEDMTIYFKQISNKNLALVEKEFIDSQMEMAEYLILGLRLINGINSKDFKKKFDTNINEVYGKTINKFIVEGLLEESKGNIKLSKKGLDLCNIVFMEIIP; via the coding sequence ATGAAAGATGTTGGAATATATATTCATATTCCTTTTTGCCACAGTAAATGCTACTATTGCGACTTTTGTTCTTTTCCTAAGATGATAGATAGAGCAGAAGAATACGTTTCATATATAAAAAAAGAAATTGATTTATATGAAGAGGCTCTTAAAGATTACAATGTAAGTACAATATTTATAGGTGGCGGTACTCCAACTATAATTGATGGAAAATTCATATATGAAATAATTGAACATATCTATAAGAAAACAAATGCAAGTAAAGTAGCAGAAATAACAATTGAAGCAAATCCAAAAACTTTAGATGAAAATAAGCTGCAAATTTATAAAACTGCTGGAATAAATAGAATTAGTATAGGTGTTCAATCTTTGAATGATTCTATGTTAAAGAAAATAGGAAGAATACACACAGTAGAAGACTTTATCAATACCTATAATCTAATTAGAAAATATGACTTTAATAACATTAGCTTTGATCTTATGTTTAATCTTCCCGAACAAACTCTAGAAGACTCTATCAGAACAACTGAACTAGCTACCCAATTACAGCCTGAGCATATATCATACTATAGCTTAAAAATAGAAGAAGGTACACCATTCTATGATAGCTATATTAATAAACAACTGATCCTTCCTGATGAGGATACAGAAAGAGAAATGTATCATAGAGGAATTGAGTTATTAGAAAAAAAGGGTTACTATCATTATGAAATATCAAACTTTGCAAAGAAAGGCTACGAAAGCAAGCATAATTTAATTTATTGGAAGTGCGAACCATACATAGGATTAGGCTTATCTGCTCATTCATACTTTAACAAATATAGATATGGTAATACAGAAGATATGACTATCTATTTTAAGCAAATATCCAATAAAAACCTAGCTTTAGTAGAAAAAGAATTTATAGATAGTCAAATGGAGATGGCAGAATATTTAATTCTAGGTCTAAGATTAATTAATGGAATCAATTCAAAGGATTTCAAAAAAAAGTTTGATACTAATATTAACGAGGTCTATGGTAAAACTATAAATAAATTTATTGTAGAAGGTTTATTAGAAGAAAGTAAAGGAAATATAAAACTTTCAAAAAAAGGGTTAGATTTATGTAACATTGTTTTTATGGAAATCATTCCATAG